Part of the Candidatus Omnitrophota bacterium genome is shown below.
AATCGCCGACCTGGTTGAGTATATCAGCCAGCTGCAAAAATCCATATTGAAACTGGCGAAATCAAATTCAAAGGTGGTTATTCCCGGGTATACGCATTTACAGGTTGCCCAGCCGGTGCTTTTGAGCCACCACTTGTTGAGTTATATCGAGGGCCTAGAGAGGGATAAAGAAAGAATTTTAGATGCCAAGACCAGGATTGATTCTATGCCTTTGGGTGCTTGCGCGTTTTCCGGGACAGGTTTGCCTATTGACCGGGAGTTTGTCAGAAAAGAACTTGATTTTAAAACCGTAACTGCCAATAGTATCGATAGCGTAAGCGACAGGGATTTTATTCTTGAGGTTCTGGCGCAATTAACTATCCTTTCCGTGCACCTGTCGCGGGTTGCCGAAGACCTGATCCTCTGGAGCACAAAAGAGTTCAATTTTATCGATATTGATTTTTCTTTTTGCACCGGCTCAAGTATTATGCCGCATAAAAAGAACCCGGATATTCTAGAATTAATCCGGGGCTCGGTCGGTAAAATCCACGGGGATCTTTCCAGTGTAATGATCCTGATGAAGGGACTGCCGTCATCTTATAACCGGGATTTACAGATGGATAAGCCGCCGCTTTTTGATGCCGTAGACACGATGAAGGATATCTTGGAAATTTTTGTGGCGCTTTTTCAGAATATCGTAATTGAGAAAGAGGCAATTGCCGGTAAGATCAAAGAGGAATCTTTATTCTCGGTAGATATCGTCGAATACCTGATTAAGAAAGGCATTTCTTATCGCAAAGCGCATGATATTGTCGGCAAAATCGTAAGGGATTGTTTGGATAAAGGCAAAAAAATATCAAGCTTATCTGATAGTGAATTGAAGAAATATTCGGATAAATTAGGCCCTGATGTTAGGAACATCTTGAATGCTTGGGCTTCGGTAAGCCGAAAATTGTCTATTGGCAGTACCAATCCCGTCTTGGTAGCCAAGCAGATCGATAGATGGGGGAAAAAGTTAAACTAAATGCACGATTTTAAATACAAGAAAAATCAGCTTTATTGCGAGGATGTTATAGTTGAAAAATTGGCTAAAACTTTCGGCACGCCGCTTTATGTTTATAGCCGCAGCACCCTCCTGGATCACTACTTAAAGCTAAGATCCGCATTCGCTCAAATCAATCCGCTTATCTGCTATTCGGTAAAAGCAAATTCCAACCTTTCCATATTAAAAGCTTTGGTTAGTCAAGGCGCCGGGCTGGATATAGTTTCCGGAGGGGAGCTTTATCGGGCCCTTAAAATCGGCTGCCCCGCGCAAAAAATCGTTTATGCTTCAGTCGGCAAAACCGATAAAGAAATTGTTACCGCGATTTCAAAAGGCATTTTCTTTTTTAATGTTGAATCGTCGGCGGAGTTGGAGAATATCAACCGCATATCCGGGAAACTTAAAAAAATTACCCGCGTGGCGATCCGCCTTAATCCCGACGTGGAAGCCAAAACCCACAAATATGTGACTACGGGTAAAATTACGAATAAGTTCGGTATTGATTTGGAGAGCGCCTACAAGATACTTCTTTTACGCGCTAAATTTAAAAATTTAAATATCTGCGGTTTGCATATCCATATCGGCTCGCAAATTACCGAAAGCGCGCCGTTTGTGGCAGCGCTAAAGAAGGTATCGGATTTTATCCAGCGTTTAAAACATAAAGGCGTAAAACTTGAATATTTAAATATCGGCGGCGGCCTGGGTATTGTTTATGACCGTGAAACTCCGCAGACCGCCCAGATTTACGCCGCTAAAATCATCCCGCTTTTGAAAAAAACCGGGCTTAAAATAATTATGGAGCCGGGCAGGTTTATTGTGGGCAACGCCGGAATCTTGGTTACTAAGGTCATCTACATTAAGCATACGCCGAAAAAGAAATTCATCATCGTGGATGCCGGTATGAATGATTTAATCCGTCCGGCGTTGTACTCGGCGCACCACAGTATTTTGTCTTTGCGTAAAAATTTAAAAAGCGAAAAAGCCGATGTTGTCGGGCCGATATGTGAAAGCGGTGATTTTTTGGCAAAAGAGCGCTATATTGCCAAAGTCAAAGAGGGGGAATATCTGGCGGTAATGGGGGCCGGCGCCTATGGGTTTAGCATGTCCAGTAATTATAACTCGCGTCTTCGGGCAGCCGAGGTCATGGTGGCCGCAGATAAAATATCCTTGATTCGTAAAAGAGAATCTTTTGAGGATTTAATCCGTAATGAGAAAATTTAATTTTATCAAGATGGTTGCTTCCGGAAATGATTTTATCGTAATTAAAGATAAACCTGCCGGGAATTTATCCGCATTAGCCAAAGCATTGTGTGATCGGAGGTTTGGTATAGGCGCTGATGGCCTGTTGATATTGGAAAAATCCAGAAAAGCGGATATTAGGATGAAGATATTTAATGCCGATGGTTCAGAGGCAGAGATGTGCGGAAACGGAGCCCGCTGCGCTGCTTTGTTTAGCGGCAAGAAGAAATCCAGGCTCGTTACTTGTGCCGGAGTAATTAACGCACAAGTTTACGGCGAGCGGGTAAAAGTTCAGATTACTGATCCGAAAGGTATAAAATTAGATATTCCTATAAAAATAAACGGCAGAGTGATAAAAGCGAGCTTTATAAATACCGGGGTTCCGCATACGGTAGTTTTTGTAAATGGTATTAATGATATTGATGTGAGGCAGATTGGAGGCAGTATCCGCAATCACGTGAAATTCAGGCCAGCCGGAACCAATGTAAATTTTGTGGAAGTAAAAGGGGCCAATACCATCAGGGTCCGTACCTATGAAAGAGGAGTTGAGGATGAAACTTTGGCTTGCGGAACAGGGAGCGTTGCTTGCGCCCTGATTTTTGCTTTAAAAAATAATTTGGATAACTTAGTTAAGGTAGAAACGCAAAGCGGGGAGATCCTGAAAGTTTATTTCCAGAAAGTTAATTCTAAATTTAGTAATATTTGGCTGGAGGGAAGTGCCAGAATAGTTTACAAAGGAGAATATTATGTTTAAGGGTTCGATCGTAGCAATAGTGACGCCGTTTAAAAGCGGAAAAATCGATGAGAAAAAATTACGCGATCTAATTGATTTTCAGATTAAAAACGGCACCAGCGGTATTGTGCCTTGCGGCACTACCGGGGAATCGGCTACTTTAAATTTTGAGGAGCATGAAAAAGTAATTGAAATTACCATTGATCAGGTAAAAAAGCGAGTCCCGGTTATTGCCGGGACCGGTTCGAATTCTACCGAAGAAGCGATTATGCTGACTAAACAAGCAGCCAGCGCAGGGGCTGATGCGTCTTTGCAGGTTTCTCCATATTATAATCGCCCCACGCAAAAAGGTTTATACGAGCATTTTAAAGCAATAGCTCAATCGGTAAAAATCCCGATTATCCTTTAT
Proteins encoded:
- the lysA gene encoding diaminopimelate decarboxylase encodes the protein MHDFKYKKNQLYCEDVIVEKLAKTFGTPLYVYSRSTLLDHYLKLRSAFAQINPLICYSVKANSNLSILKALVSQGAGLDIVSGGELYRALKIGCPAQKIVYASVGKTDKEIVTAISKGIFFFNVESSAELENINRISGKLKKITRVAIRLNPDVEAKTHKYVTTGKITNKFGIDLESAYKILLLRAKFKNLNICGLHIHIGSQITESAPFVAALKKVSDFIQRLKHKGVKLEYLNIGGGLGIVYDRETPQTAQIYAAKIIPLLKKTGLKIIMEPGRFIVGNAGILVTKVIYIKHTPKKKFIIVDAGMNDLIRPALYSAHHSILSLRKNLKSEKADVVGPICESGDFLAKERYIAKVKEGEYLAVMGAGAYGFSMSSNYNSRLRAAEVMVAADKISLIRKRESFEDLIRNEKI
- the dapF gene encoding diaminopimelate epimerase; translation: MRKFNFIKMVASGNDFIVIKDKPAGNLSALAKALCDRRFGIGADGLLILEKSRKADIRMKIFNADGSEAEMCGNGARCAALFSGKKKSRLVTCAGVINAQVYGERVKVQITDPKGIKLDIPIKINGRVIKASFINTGVPHTVVFVNGINDIDVRQIGGSIRNHVKFRPAGTNVNFVEVKGANTIRVRTYERGVEDETLACGTGSVACALIFALKNNLDNLVKVETQSGEILKVYFQKVNSKFSNIWLEGSARIVYKGEYYV
- the argH gene encoding argininosuccinate lyase, which codes for MAKKLWGTRFGKKTNALTDKFTSSISFDQRLAKYDILGSIAHAKMLGKQKIIPLKDSQQIVKGLNALLKEVISGKFKFDPGAEDIHSNIQELLVKKIGEPAHRLHTARSRNDQIALDIRMYLKSEIADLVEYISQLQKSILKLAKSNSKVVIPGYTHLQVAQPVLLSHHLLSYIEGLERDKERILDAKTRIDSMPLGACAFSGTGLPIDREFVRKELDFKTVTANSIDSVSDRDFILEVLAQLTILSVHLSRVAEDLILWSTKEFNFIDIDFSFCTGSSIMPHKKNPDILELIRGSVGKIHGDLSSVMILMKGLPSSYNRDLQMDKPPLFDAVDTMKDILEIFVALFQNIVIEKEAIAGKIKEESLFSVDIVEYLIKKGISYRKAHDIVGKIVRDCLDKGKKISSLSDSELKKYSDKLGPDVRNILNAWASVSRKLSIGSTNPVLVAKQIDRWGKKLN